The following coding sequences lie in one Heteronotia binoei isolate CCM8104 ecotype False Entrance Well chromosome 6, APGP_CSIRO_Hbin_v1, whole genome shotgun sequence genomic window:
- the LOC132573529 gene encoding mannose-binding protein-like: MHLLQLFTVLVVGTSLACAVISQASSSETNTCSVVACGMPGLPGRDGRDGAKGEKGDQGVGLKGQQGSPGKAGPPGPMGIQGPSGEKGLKGETAAIDPVQNQVTALENKLLALQTEFNKYKNVVLLQGLTVGQKTFFSTRHHDTFNNGRALCAKAEAAMAGPKNAAENAALHELTKRDSKYAFLAITDTQTEGKFVYANGAPLSYTNWNEGEPNDGNRAEDCATILAENGRWNDLNCDHKSLIICEL, translated from the exons ATGCATCTGCTCCAACTTTTCACGGTCCTGGTGGTGGGAACATCTCTGGCGTGTGCGGTGATTTCTCAAGCAAGCAGTTCTGAAACAAACACATGCTCAGTGGTGGCATGTGGCATGCCAGGATTGCCAGGCAGAGACGGAAGGGACGGTGCCAAAGGAGAGAAAGGAGACCAAG GGGTTGGATTGAAGGGTCAACAGGGTTCTCCCGGAAAGGCTGGACCTCCGGGCCCAATGGGAATTCAAGGACCTTCAGGTGAAAAAGGACTAAAGGGAGAAACGGCCG CTATTGATCCTGTTCAGAATCAAGTAACTGCTCTGGAAAACAAGTTGCTGGCTCTTCAGACTGAATTTAACAAATACAAAAATG TGGTGTTACTGCAGGGTTTGACAGTTGGACAGAAAACTTTCTTTTCAACGCGCCACCACGACACTTTTAATAACGGCAGAGCCCTTTGTGCGAAAGCCGAAGCAGCCATGGCCGGCCCCAAGAATGCTGCCGAAAATGCTGCCCTGCACGAACTCACAAAGAGGGACTCCAAGTATGCTTTTCTCGCTATAACCGATACCCAAACGGAGGGCAAATTTGTGTATGCAAATGGGGCGCCGCTAAGCTACACAAACTGgaatgaaggagagcccaacgACGGTAATAGAGCTGAGGACTGTGCTACTATCTTGGCTGAAAATGGACGGTGGAATGACTTGAACTGTGACCACAAATCTCTCATTATTTGTGAACTTTGA